CGCGCTCACCGAACCGATGTTGACGCGCTTTGCCGCGCGTTTCGGTTGTGAACCGGTCGCGTGGCATTCGGGCCTGCGCTCCACCGAGCGCCGCCGCGCCTGGCATGCGATTGCCAGCGGCGAGGCACGGATCGTCGTCGGGGCGCGCTCGGCGCTGTTCCTGCCCTATGCGCGGCTCGGCGTCATCGTCGTCGACGAGGCGCATGAGACGAGCTTCAAGCAGGAGGATGGCGTCCATTATCACGCGCGCGACGTCGCGGTGATGCGCGGGTATTTCGAGGGCCTGCCGGTGATCCTCGCGAGCGCCACCCCGGCGCTCGAAAGCCTCGCACAGGTCGAGGCCGGGCGCTATCGCCATATCCAGCTGCCCGCGCGTTTCGGCGGCGCCACGCTGCCCGATCTCGCCGCGATCGACATGCGGCAGGATCCACCCGACCGCGGCCGCTGGCTGGCGCCGCCGCTCGTCGACGCACTCGCCGACCGGCTCGAAAAGGGCGAGCAGAGCCTGCTGTTCCTCAATCGCCGCGGCTTTGCGCCGCTGACGCTCTGCCGTACCTGCGGCCACCGCATCCAGTGCCCCAATTGCACCGCGTGGATGGTCGAGCACCGGCTCGTCCACCGCCTCGCCTGCCATCATTGCGGCCATGTCATGCCGCCGCCGCGCCTCTGCCCCGAATGCGAGGACGAGGACAGCCTCGTCGCCTGTGGCCCCGGCGTCGAGCGCGTCGCCGACGAAGTCGCGCTGCGTTTCCCGGAGGCGCGCACCGCCATCGTCACCTCCGACACGCTCTGGTCGCCCGCCAGGGCCGCCGAGTTCGTGGCCAATGTCGAGCAGGGGCTGGTCGACATCATCATCGGCACCCAGCTCGTCACCAAGGGCTATCATTTCCCGAACCTCACGCTCGTGGGCGTCGTCGATGCCGACCTCGGCCTCGACGGCGGCGACCTGCGTGCGTCGGAACGCACCTTCCAGCAGATCGCGCAGGTCGCGGGGCGCGCCGGGCGCGGGGTCAAGCCCGGCGAGGTGCTGATCCAGACGCGGGTGCCCGACGCGCCGGTGATGGCCGCGCTCGTCGCGGGCGACCGCGACGGCTTCTACGCCGCCGAGGCCGCGGCGCGGCGCGCGGCGGGCGCGCCGCCCTATGGCCGCTTCGCAGCGCTGGTCATTTCGTCGGAGGACATCGAGGTCGCGCGCGGCGTCGCGCAGCGATTGGGGGCAAAGGCGCCCGTCGCCGACGGCCTCGCCGTCTATGGCCCCGCCCCGGCCCCCCTCGCAATGCTGCGCGGCCGCCACCGCTTCCGCCTGCTCCTCCACGCCCCGCGCAGCTTTGACCTGCAAGGGACGATCCGCGCGTGGGTGGACAGCATCGACTGGCCCGCAAAGGCGCGGCTCGCGATCGACGTCGATCCCTATAGTTTCGTTTGAACGCCGCTATTTACATCGCTCCGGAGCGGCGTCAAAAGCTTGGTGGGGACCATCAGGGCCGGGGGAACCGAAGATGCGGAAAGCCACGATCGCCGTCATGGCGCTGATTGCAGCGATGACGACGACGGGTGCAGAGGCCAAGTGGCTGCGCGCCGACACCGACAATTTCATCATCTATAGCGAAAGCAGCGAGCGGTCGCTGCGCAGCTTTGCCGAAAAGCTGCAGCGTTTCGACGCAACCTTGCGCGTCCGGCTCCGGATTCCGGGCGGGAAGGAGCCCAATCGGCTGACCATCTATCTGGTGCCCCGCGCCGCCGACGCGGGGCGGCTCGCGACCGGCGAGTCCGGATCGTCGATCGCGGGATTCTACAGCGCCGACCTCGACGGCAGCTTTGCGGTCTCGCATCGCGAGGTAATCGAGTTCAAGGGCACATCGGCGGCGCAGCAGACGCTGTTTCACGAATATACGCATCATTTCATGAAGCGCTATTTCGCTGCGGCCTTTCCCGCCTGGTTCATCGAGGGTTTCGCCGAATTCTACTCGACCGCCGATTTCACCGGCAAGGGTCAGTATCAGGTGGGTCGTCCCGCCTATTTCCGGGCGCACGGGCTGATCAACATGCCCCGCATTCCGGTGGCGGATCTGTTGCTGAAAAAACCGCGCGAAATGCGGTCGTCGGGCCAGATGGACGTTTACTACGGCCGTGCATGGCTGCTCACGCACATGCTTTATTACCATCCCGATCGCGCCGGTCAGCTGACCGCCTATATCGACGCGATCAATCGCGGCGAAGACGGAGAGAAAGCGGCGGTCGCGGCCTTCGGCGACCTCGTCGCGCTCGATCGCGACCTTCAGCGCTATCTTGGACGCCCACTGACCTTCATGACATCGGCGGAGCCCATCCCCGTCCCCGGAACGGTCACGGTGACGGTGCTCCCCAATGCCGAGGATGCGCTGCTGCAATGGCGCCTCGAGCGGCGAAGCGCGCGAGGCGGTGAACGGCTGGCCGAGGTGCGTGACGAGCTGCGGAAACTCACCGCCGAATATGGCGACAGCGCCGGCATCTGGTACGAACTGGCACGCGCCGAATGGGATCTGGGAGACGAGAAGCGCGACGCCGCGGCAGCGCGGGCCGCGGTCGACAAGGCGCTGGCGATCGAGCCGAAGCACGTTCGCGCCAATATATTATTGGGCGAAATGATGATCCACGACCTTGGCCATCGCGACACGGTTTCCAACGCGGACTGGGTGGCGGCACGTCAGCCGATCATCCTTGCCAACAACACCGATCCCGACGACCCTGTCCCGCTCTACGCCTATTATGACAGCTTTTTACGGCAGGGCATCACGCCGCCGAAGATTGCGGTCACCGGGCTGGAGCGCGCATTTGCGCTCGGTCCCGAAAGCGCCGACGCGCGCATCGCCTATGCGCTTGCCCTCGCGCACGACGGGGACCTCGATCGCGCGACCCGGCTGGCGAAGGTCGTTGCGTTCGACCCGCACGACGACGGACAGGGCGAGAGGATTCTGGCACAGATCGAATCAATGCGCGAAAGGAGTGGCGGCACCGGAAAAGGCGCCGCCGCCCCGGTCGCACCCGCCGACGCCGATCAATAATCGGGTTCGCCGCCGCCCAGAACCTGTGCCGCCTGCGCGCCCAGCCACGCCATCGCGGCGGCCCAGGGCTGGTGTCCGTGGCTGATCCGCGCGACGCCGAGGTCGGCGAGTTCCCTGTGCGTCGGGCCGCCCTTGCCGCGCAATATGTTCACCGGCAGCGGCGAGGCGTCGCAGATCGCGCCGATGCATTTGGGGTCGAGCAGGAAGGGCACGAACAGCGACCCCGCGCCCGCATCAGCATAGGCGCGCGCGCGTTCGAGCGTCGCGGCGACGAGCGCATCGCCGTCCTTCGCGACGTCCTGCCCGCGAAACGTGTCGCAGCGTGCGTTGACGAAAATGCCGGTGTCGGCGGCGGCGCGGTAGCGCGCGACCGCTTCGGCGACGGGCAGGAGGTCGGACCGGCCGGGCAGCCGGTCCTCCATGTTGATCCCCGCCGCGCCCGCGTGCCTGGCGCGGCCGACCGAGGCGCCAACCGCCGCCGGATCGGCGCCATAGCCCGATTCCATGTCGATCGTGACCGGCAGGTCGGTGACCGACAGGATGCGATCCAGATTTTCGAACACGTCTTCGAGCGGGAAATCCTCGCCGTCGGCGCGTCCCTGCGCGCCCGCGACGCCGAAGCTGCCCGTCGCGATCGCCTTCGCACCCGCCGCGGCAACCGCCTTCGCGCTCCCCGCATCCCAGATGTTGACGAGAATCAGCGGGTCGCCGGGGACGTGCAGCGCACGGAAACGGGCAATTTTGTCGTCGGTCATTTCACTTCCCTTTTGAGCAATTCTTCCTTGATCGGCAGGCCATAGGCATAGCCGCCGAGCGAGCCGTCGCTGCGCACCACGCGGTGGCACGGGATGAGCACCGCGACATTGTTCGCACCGTTCGCGCTTCCCGCCGCACGCACCGCCTTGGGCTTGCCGACCGCGGCGGCGATGTCGGCATAGCTGCGCGTCTCGCCCGCCGGGATCCTGCGCAATTCACGCCACACCGCCTCCTGAAACGCAGTCCCTTTCACGTCGATCGGGATATGGTCGAAACCGTGCGTCGGCGCCTCGACCGCGGCAACTACCTGCGACAGAAGCGCGGCGAAATCTTCGCCGCCCTCGACCAGCGTTGCGGCGGGGAAGCGTTCCTCGAGCGCCTCGCGCCCCTCGGCAAAGCTCAGTCGGCACACGCCCTTGTCGGTTGCCGCGACCAGCATGTCGCCAAGGCTGGTCGGCACGACCGCCCAATGGATCGTCACGCCCCTGCCGCCGTTCACCCAGGCCGATGCCGTCATCCCCATGCGTCCCTCCATATTGTCATAAAAACGCGACGGCCCCGAAAAGCCCGCGTCGTAAATCGCGTCGGTCACCCGCGCCCCCTCGCTCAGCGCCCGCCGCGCGCGTTCGTCGCGAAGCGCGCGGGCGTAAGCGGCGGGCGACAGGCCGGTGTGGCGGGTAAAGACGCGCTGGAAATGCGTCGGCGAATAGCCGGTGCGCGCGGCGAGGTCGGCGAGCGCGAGCGGTTCCTCGCTCTGCTTGATCGCGGCGATCGCCTTGATCACCGCGCTTTCGTCGCGCGCGACATCGTCGGGCAGGCAGCGCTTGCACGGACGCAAGCCCGCCCTGCGCGCCGCGGCGCCATCGGCAAAAAAGCGCACATTCTCGCGCCGCGGATGCCGCGCGGCGCAGCTCGGCCGGCAATAGATGCCGGTCGTCAGCACGCCGGTGACGAAACGCCCGTCGAACGCCTTGTCACGCGCCTGAACCGCCCGCCAGCATTCGTCGTCGGTCATCAGCAGGTGGCGGCTCATGGCTCGTCCCTTTCGATCCGCGCGGCGAAACAGCCGTTCGTCGCATATTGTGCGTGGATATAGGCAATCGCAGGGTCGGCGAACAGGGAACGGATTGCAGCGTCGCCATCTTCGCCAGGAACCAGCTTGGCCGCAACCAACATGCCGTCGTCGCCGAACCCGCGAAAGGCCATCGTCCGCCCGGCGAACGCCGGGGGCAGCGCGTCGCAAAAGGTCGCCGTTTCGACGCCCTGGCGCACATAGATGGCATAGGCGCTGCGGAACGGGGTTTCGACATCGTGGCTGACATGGTGAAGCAGGATCAGCTCTTCGCCCGCCTTTGCATCCTCCAGACTGATCCGGCACGGCCAGCCGCGATCGGCGGTCGCGGTGATCCGCCGCGCCTTGTTGGCCGCCAGTTCGGCATCGTCCATCGCGAACAGGGGGACAAAGAGGTCGGGGGAGAGCCCGCTGATCTTGTAGGTCATCATATCATCCTTTCGTTCGTTGCGCCGTTGATGCCAGCGCGGCGGACCAGGCGCGTCCCGATGCTTGCGTTCAAAACTCGCTCGACTAGTCTGCCGCGCCATGACCCGCTTCCTCGCGCTGCTGCTCGCCCTTCTCCCCCTCGCGCTCCCCGCGCGCGCCGCCGACGACATCAGCGCCGCGTCGCGCAGCGTCGTGCGCGTCGTCACTGTCGCGATGGTTGAAGGAGAGGTGGTCGGTTTCGGCCATGGCAGCGGTATCGCCATTTCGCCGACGCGCATCGTCACCAACGCGCATGTCGTCGAATCGGCGGCGCGCTATCCGGGCAATGTCGCGCTGGGCGTCGTGCCGTCGGAGGGGCAGAAGAGCTTCGCGGGCAGACTGATCGCGATCGACACGGCGCGCGACCTCGCGCTCGTCGAGATTACCGAGGGGCGCCTGCCCGCCGCCGCCATCTATACCGGGCCGCTCGATGCAGGCGCCGATGTCGTCGCGCTCGGCTATCCGGGCAATGTCGACCTTGCGACCGCGCGCAGCGCCAACGATTATATCACCCCCCGCACGCCGACGCGCAGCGAGGGCAATTTTTCGAACATGCAGACGGTCGATGGCGTGGCGATGCTGATCCACACCGCGAAAATCTCGCGCGGCAATTCGGGCGGGCCGCTCGTCGACCAGTGCGGGCGCATCGTCGGGATCAACACCGCGATCACGCGGGCCGACGACGGCGATTCGCCCTTTGCCTTTGCCATCGCCGGGCGC
This DNA window, taken from Sphingopyxis alaskensis RB2256, encodes the following:
- a CDS encoding primosomal protein N', which gives rise to MTRARVLLLTAALGPLDYRVPQGSEAPLGSVVIAPLGPRRIGGVVWEDESFGAPDPVGDNRLRNLYEIVPVPPIAAPLRRLVEWTSDYYLSPPGSVLRMLLPGVAFADARRPIVEYRATGELPARMTPQRTVALGKIGARQGTVRELAKLADVSEAVIRGLVHVGALEAVSASADQPCPEPDPAFAPPDLSAEQTAAAAQLRAAVAAARFETLLLDGVTGSGKTEVYMEAIAAAVDAGRQALVLLPEIALTEPMLTRFAARFGCEPVAWHSGLRSTERRRAWHAIASGEARIVVGARSALFLPYARLGVIVVDEAHETSFKQEDGVHYHARDVAVMRGYFEGLPVILASATPALESLAQVEAGRYRHIQLPARFGGATLPDLAAIDMRQDPPDRGRWLAPPLVDALADRLEKGEQSLLFLNRRGFAPLTLCRTCGHRIQCPNCTAWMVEHRLVHRLACHHCGHVMPPPRLCPECEDEDSLVACGPGVERVADEVALRFPEARTAIVTSDTLWSPARAAEFVANVEQGLVDIIIGTQLVTKGYHFPNLTLVGVVDADLGLDGGDLRASERTFQQIAQVAGRAGRGVKPGEVLIQTRVPDAPVMAALVAGDRDGFYAAEAAARRAAGAPPYGRFAALVISSEDIEVARGVAQRLGAKAPVADGLAVYGPAPAPLAMLRGRHRFRLLLHAPRSFDLQGTIRAWVDSIDWPAKARLAIDVDPYSFV
- a CDS encoding tetratricopeptide repeat protein; the protein is MRKATIAVMALIAAMTTTGAEAKWLRADTDNFIIYSESSERSLRSFAEKLQRFDATLRVRLRIPGGKEPNRLTIYLVPRAADAGRLATGESGSSIAGFYSADLDGSFAVSHREVIEFKGTSAAQQTLFHEYTHHFMKRYFAAAFPAWFIEGFAEFYSTADFTGKGQYQVGRPAYFRAHGLINMPRIPVADLLLKKPREMRSSGQMDVYYGRAWLLTHMLYYHPDRAGQLTAYIDAINRGEDGEKAAVAAFGDLVALDRDLQRYLGRPLTFMTSAEPIPVPGTVTVTVLPNAEDALLQWRLERRSARGGERLAEVRDELRKLTAEYGDSAGIWYELARAEWDLGDEKRDAAAARAAVDKALAIEPKHVRANILLGEMMIHDLGHRDTVSNADWVAARQPIILANNTDPDDPVPLYAYYDSFLRQGITPPKIAVTGLERAFALGPESADARIAYALALAHDGDLDRATRLAKVVAFDPHDDGQGERILAQIESMRERSGGTGKGAAAPVAPADADQ
- a CDS encoding isocitrate lyase/PEP mutase family protein, producing the protein MTDDKIARFRALHVPGDPLILVNIWDAGSAKAVAAAGAKAIATGSFGVAGAQGRADGEDFPLEDVFENLDRILSVTDLPVTIDMESGYGADPAAVGASVGRARHAGAAGINMEDRLPGRSDLLPVAEAVARYRAAADTGIFVNARCDTFRGQDVAKDGDALVAATLERARAYADAGAGSLFVPFLLDPKCIGAICDASPLPVNILRGKGGPTHRELADLGVARISHGHQPWAAAMAWLGAQAAQVLGGGEPDY
- the ada gene encoding bifunctional DNA-binding transcriptional regulator/O6-methylguanine-DNA methyltransferase Ada, with translation MSRHLLMTDDECWRAVQARDKAFDGRFVTGVLTTGIYCRPSCAARHPRRENVRFFADGAAARRAGLRPCKRCLPDDVARDESAVIKAIAAIKQSEEPLALADLAARTGYSPTHFQRVFTRHTGLSPAAYARALRDERARRALSEGARVTDAIYDAGFSGPSRFYDNMEGRMGMTASAWVNGGRGVTIHWAVVPTSLGDMLVAATDKGVCRLSFAEGREALEERFPAATLVEGGEDFAALLSQVVAAVEAPTHGFDHIPIDVKGTAFQEAVWRELRRIPAGETRSYADIAAAVGKPKAVRAAGSANGANNVAVLIPCHRVVRSDGSLGGYAYGLPIKEELLKREVK
- a CDS encoding DUF1203 domain-containing protein — translated: MTYKISGLSPDLFVPLFAMDDAELAANKARRITATADRGWPCRISLEDAKAGEELILLHHVSHDVETPFRSAYAIYVRQGVETATFCDALPPAFAGRTMAFRGFGDDGMLVAAKLVPGEDGDAAIRSLFADPAIAYIHAQYATNGCFAARIERDEP